GCCGGTCGGATCGCTGAGGTCAGCCCAGCTCAGACCGCCACCTTGTTGCGGCGGCGTGCGGTCGGACGTGGCGCGACGTTTCGTACCGGCTCGGCGACGAGAAAATGCTCGTTGACCACGAGCCGTTCGCCGAGCTTCGCAACTATTTCCTCAGCCGCAGCCTGCTGCGTCGCCTCTTCGTCAGCCGTCTCAGGAACGAGCGGCGGCGCTGTGATGGCTCCTGGAAACACGGCGAACTCGCCCGCTACCTCCGCGAGCGGCTTCTGCTTGTCGGCCCAATGCAGGGTCGTGTAGTCGAATCCATTGACGATGGTCGGCTTGACGATCTCGAAATAGGGCGAGATGTCGAAGTCGCGCGGCATGTAGAGCGAGGAATCACGGATGTGCAGGATCTCGCGCTTGGCGCGCCGCGATGGCGCCCGCGTGATCTTGGGCAGGATCGGGTAGCGCACCGCATCGAAGGCCTGCGCGATCAGCGCCGAGCAGATCATCTTGGTCGGATCACCCGAGCCCAGCGCGATCATGCGCCGCCGCCAGCGTTGCGGAATCGGCATCGGGATCAGATAGCGCATCAGGTCGATGATGTTCTTGGTGTCGTAGCCGAAGCCGATGCGATTGATGGCGTAGCGGCACACCGTGTGCCGGTCCTCATAGGTCAGGCCGACCGGACGGCACACACGGGTGTGATAGGCGAAATATTTCGACAGCGGCGCCGAGATCACGCCGTCGCCGACATAGGCCTCGACCAGCACGTGCGGCTCGCCGTCGGGCTCGACGGCGCCGTCGATCGGTCCGACATAGAGCGCGGCGTGCGACCAGGTCGACTGCGTGAGGTATTTGATGATGCCGGAGATGCGGCTGTTGCCCTCGACGAGCAGCACGTCGCCGGGCTGGACGTCCTTGCGCAGATAGTCCGGATCGCTCGGCGTGAACGGCTCATAGCCGGGGATCTCCTTCTGGAGATAGGCGGCAATCAGCTTGCCGATCTGATCAAGCACGATACCCATAACGCTCCCCGGGCGACCTTGGCCGGTCGCCGGTTTTTTCCCTTCTTCCATGATGGTCGATTGCGGTTGCAATTTGGTTCATAGTGGACGCGTTCTGCACGGTATCACGTTTACCATCCCGGTTGCCGCAGCGCGGCAGATGCGGCAAATTCGGCGGATATTCGTTTGGTTCAAAGCTTTCGGAAACCATGTCATGAATGTCACGCGCCGCGGCTTCCTCTCCGCTTCCGCGGCGCTGGCCGTGCTGCCCATCGCCGGCCGCGCCGCGCAGGCGGCTGTTCCACGAGAGGCTGACATTGTCGTGATCGGGGCGGGTGCGGCGGGAATCGCCGCGGCCCGCCGCATCGTCGCGGCCAATCGCAAGGTCGTGGTGCTGGAGGCCGCGCCACAGCTCGGCGGCCGTTGCCGCACGGATGCAGCCA
This region of Bradyrhizobium sp. SZCCHNS1050 genomic DNA includes:
- a CDS encoding YiiX/YebB-like N1pC/P60 family cysteine hydrolase, translating into MGIVLDQIGKLIAAYLQKEIPGYEPFTPSDPDYLRKDVQPGDVLLVEGNSRISGIIKYLTQSTWSHAALYVGPIDGAVEPDGEPHVLVEAYVGDGVISAPLSKYFAYHTRVCRPVGLTYEDRHTVCRYAINRIGFGYDTKNIIDLMRYLIPMPIPQRWRRRMIALGSGDPTKMICSALIAQAFDAVRYPILPKITRAPSRRAKREILHIRDSSLYMPRDFDISPYFEIVKPTIVNGFDYTTLHWADKQKPLAEVAGEFAVFPGAITAPPLVPETADEEATQQAAAEEIVAKLGERLVVNEHFLVAEPVRNVAPRPTARRRNKVAV